In Hyphomicrobium denitrificans ATCC 51888, the DNA window CGGCCGTCGTGATCCTCAATACGGGCATAGCGCATCGGATCGGGCATCATCGCATGTACGTGACGATGGCGCGCGATCTGGCAAAGCTCGGACATTTGGTTTTTCGGTTTGATTTTTCCGGCATCGGCGACAGCGCGGGCCGAGAGGACAGCCTCAGTCCGACGGATGCGCACCAGGCGGACTTGGCGGACGCGCTCGATTGGCTGACCGAGAATTGCGATGTCCAAGATGTCGTGTTGATTGGGCTGTGCGCGGGTGCGGAGATCGCGCTGAGGTACGGTTATAAGGATCAGCGCGTGCTCGGCATGGTGCTGCTCGATCCGACCGTTCCTCCGACTCCTCGTTTCTACGCGCAATATATTGCGCGGCGCTTGGTTAGTCTGCGCAGCTGGTTGTCATTCGCGAGCGGGCGCGGCCGTATATGGCAAGAGCTGAGTACACGCGCGAAGCGGGCGGTTGGCGCGGAGGCGCGGCCGGCGCCCGGCACGATGGATGACAAGGTTCGCAATGAGCTCGAGCACCTTTATGGGCAGGCGCTCGACCGCGACTTGAAGCTTCTGATCGTTCTTACGGCCGGAACGCTGGACGGCCGCCAGAACTATCGCGAGCAGCTTTTCGATGCCCTGCCGAATGTTCCGCTGCGCGGGCGAGCGCAGGTCGAATACTACAAGGACGCCGATCACACGTTTACGTCGCCGGCTGCGCGTGAGCGGCTGCAAGAACTGGTCTATGGCTGGGTCGGAGGATTTCAGGATCCCGATCGCGTCGCTGTGCCGGCAGACGGTTCAATCGAAAATTCCGAAGAGCTGTCCAGGATGACGGTGTCGCCGACGCGTGAGAGTGCCGCCGGCGACTGAAGGCAACTCGCCTATATGGGCGGGAGCATGGACAGCCAGTTGCCCACGAACATGAGATAGCCGTTCAAAGCCCACGGAAGAAACTTTCGGCCTGGCATATTGTAACGGCAGAAATCGCGCCGGAAACTGCTCCAGTTCGCGGCATTGG includes these proteins:
- a CDS encoding alpha/beta fold hydrolase, whose translation is MTRGFSELAVQFGPSASLVGILSRPLPEFEVRRTAVVILNTGIAHRIGHHRMYVTMARDLAKLGHLVFRFDFSGIGDSAGREDSLSPTDAHQADLADALDWLTENCDVQDVVLIGLCAGAEIALRYGYKDQRVLGMVLLDPTVPPTPRFYAQYIARRLVSLRSWLSFASGRGRIWQELSTRAKRAVGAEARPAPGTMDDKVRNELEHLYGQALDRDLKLLIVLTAGTLDGRQNYREQLFDALPNVPLRGRAQVEYYKDADHTFTSPAARERLQELVYGWVGGFQDPDRVAVPADGSIENSEELSRMTVSPTRESAAGD